A genomic window from Brassica oleracea var. oleracea cultivar TO1000 chromosome C8, BOL, whole genome shotgun sequence includes:
- the LOC106307837 gene encoding protein NLP4-like has protein sequence MEDSLLQTENTVMDTEFMDGLLLDGCWLETTDGSVSPFDPSSFKWPPTQDTSSICTSEVVSQTYGQDCASLDEFPWNKRWWIGPGGGGSSITERLVQAVEHIRDYTTERGSLIQLWVPVNRGGKRVLTTREQPYSHDPTCQRLANYREVSVNYHFSAEKEDSNALAGLPGRVFLGKLPEWTPDVRFFRSEEYPRVHHAQDCDVRGTLAIPVFEQGSKVCLGVIEVVMTTEMVKLAPELDSICRALQAVDLRSTEVQIPPSLKGCDLSYKAALPEIRNLLRCACETHKLPLAQTWVSCLHQSKSGCRHNDENYIHCVSTIDDACYLGDPTVREFHEACSEHHLLKGQGVVGQAFLTNGPCFSPDVSNYKKSEYPLSHHANIFGLHGSVAIRLRCIHTGSVDFVLEFFLPKDCGDVEEQRKMLNALSTIMAHVPRSLRIVTDKELEDESEVIVTPKIEITSEHTKDWLHQSNNPENLGLIFDVGDKASDEFGLKRGFGYTRDSNINESSTFSSKMAETKRTKADKTITLDVLRQHFAGSLKDAAKNIGVCPTTLKRICRQHGIQRWPSRKIKKVGHSLQKIQRVIDSVEGVSGLLPIGSFYANFPNLASSQEPSLQGKTSLPPQPLQLSKSPVSPYSHSSSSSQCCSSETQLNSDTTTTTDVGGGVLTLSSLEKIPQSTNLSLSSLDNDFLRIKVSYGEEKIRFRMGNSRRLSDLLWEIGKRFSIEDMSRCDLKYLDEDNEWVLLTCDEDVEECVSVCSTTRSHTIKLLLHVSSHCYNSWQ, from the exons ATGGAAGATAGTCTTCTCCAAACTGAGAACACGGTTATGGACACTGAGTTCATGGATGGATTGCTACTAGATGGTTGCTGGTTAGAGACAACAGATGGATCTGTTAGCCCTTTTGATCCATCTTCCTTCAAGTGGCCTCCAACTCAAGATACATCATCTATCTGCACATCAGAAGTAGTATCTCAGACGTACGGTCAGGATTGCGCAAGTCTTGATGAGTTTCCATGGAACAAAAGGTGGTGGATTGGACCAGGTGGTGGTGGTTCTTCTATTACTGAGAGACTGGTCCAAGCAGTTGAACACATTAGAGATTACACGACAGAGAGAGGCTCACTAATACAGTTGTGGGTTCCGGTTAACAGAGGTGGTAAGCGAGTTTTGACCACAAGAGAACAACCTTATAGCCACGATCCTACATGTCAGAGACTAGCAAACTATAGAGAGGTCTCTGTGAACTATCACTTCTCCGCTGAGAAAGAGGATTCCAATGCCTTAGCTGGTTTGCCTGGAAGGGTTTTCTTGGGGAAGCTTCCTGAATGGACTCCTGATGTTAGGTTTTTCAGGAGCGAGGAGTATCCTAGAGTCCATCACGCTCAGGACTGTGATGTCCGTGGAACGCTGGCCATTCCGGTGTTTGAGCAAGGGAGTAAGGTTTGTTTGGGTGTTATTGAGGTTGTAATGACTACAGAGATGGTTAAACTAGCACCTGAGCTTGACAGTATCTGCAGAGCACTTCAG GCAGTTGATCTTAGGAGCACTGAAGTTCAGATTCCACCTTCTCTAAAG GGATGTGACTTGTCCTACAAAGCTGCATTACCAGAAATCAGAAACCTCTTGAGATGTGCTTGTGAGACACATAAACTCCCTCTAGCTCAGACATGGGTCTCTTGTCTTCATCAAAGCAAAAGCGGGTGCCGTCACAACGATGAGAACTACATCCACTGCGTGTCAACCATTGATGATGCATGCTATCTTGGTGATCCAACAGTCCGTGAGTTCCATGAAGCCTGCTCTGAGCATCACCTCTTGAAGGGACAAGGAGTTGTAGGACAAGCCTTCTTGACCAATGGACCTTGCTTTTCACCTGATGTCTCTAACTACAAGAAGTCTGAGTACCCTCTCTCTCACCATGCTAATATTTTTGGTTTGCATGGCTCGGTTGCAATACGCCTACGCTGCATTCACACTGGCTCTGTTGATTTCGTCTTGGAGTTCTTTTTGCCTAAAGACTGTGGTGATGTAGAGGAGCAGAGGAAAATGTTGAATGCTCTTTCAACTATTATGGCTCATGTGCCTAGAAGCTTAAGGATTGTTACAGATAAGGAGCTAGAAGATGAGAGTGAAGTGATAGTGACGCCAAAGATAGAGATCACATCTGAACATACCAAAGATTGGTTACACCAAAGTAATAATCCAGAGAATCTTGGATTAATATTTGACGTGGGAGACAAGGCAAGTGATGAGTTTGGTTTGAAAAGAGGTTTTGGTTACACCAGAGACTCTAATATCAATGAGAGCAGCACTTTCTCTAGTAAGATGGCTGAGACAAAGCGTACAAAAGCTGATAAGACGATCACATTGGATGTTCTTCGACAGCACTTCGCAGGGAGTCTGAAAGATGCAGCCAAGAACATCGGTG TTTGTCCAACGACGTTGAAGAGAATATGCAGGCAACATGGTATACAGAGATGGCCTTCAAGAAAGATCAAGAAAGTGGGACATTCTCTTCAGAAGATCCAACGAGTGATTGATTCTGTTGAAGGTGTTTCAGGTCTTCTTCCCATTGGCTCCTTCTACGCAAACTTCCCTAACTTAGCCTCGTCACAGGAACCATCCCTACAAGGCAAAACCTCTCTTCCTCCACAGCCATTGCAGCTTTCAAAGTCACCTGTTTCCCCATACAGTCACAGTTCAAGCTCCAGCCAATGTTGCTCCAGCGAAACCCAATTAAACAGCGACACAACAACAACAACTGATGTAGGAGGAGGTGTATTGACTCTTTCTAGTTTAGAAAAAATCCCTCAAAGTACCAACTTGTCATTGTCATCTCTAGATAATGACTTTCTGAGGATTAAAGTTAGCTATGGAGAAGAGAAGATCAGGTTTCGGATGGGGAACTCGCGCAGGTTAAGTGATCTACTGTGGGAGATAGGGAAGCGGTTTAGCATAGAGGATATGAGCAGGTGTGATCTAAAGTACTTAGATGAAGATAATGAATGGGTTTTGTTGACTTGTGATGAAGATGTAGAAGAGTGTGTAAGTGTCTGCAGTACCACACGGAGTCATACCATTAAGCTTCTGCTTCATGTTTCTTCTCATTGTTACAATTCATGGCAATGA